The Candidatus Manganitrophus noduliformans region CCGGCTTTAGCGGGACAACCCTAAAGCGTCTGTTATAGATCGGCAGATATTTCTCTAAGAATCGGTTTGCTTCTTCGATGCTTGCAATCTTCTCAAGGCGCATCTCCTTGACCAGTCGGTCCTGAAAGGTGCGAAAGAGTCGCTCGATTCTCCCTTTGGCTTGGGGGGAGTCCGCATGGATGACTTCCACCGCTAATTCCTGGAGGCTTCTCTGAAACTGGCTCATCGGCTTGCTGTCTAAGAGTTGTTGCTCTTCGCTCTGCTTTGCAGTCGATTTGTAGGTCGAATGCTTGTCGATATAGACTTCCAAGGGAACCCCATCGCGCTGGATGTAGCGCCGAAGGCTGTCCATGGCGGGGTAGGTGCCTTCGTACTCGTAAAAACGAGCATACACGCGGCTGGTCGCATCGTCGATGTAGGCCATCAGTACACACCAAGGCCCTCTGCCCTCCAGCCAGTCGTGATGGGAGCCATCCATCTGCAACAACTCCCCCAACTGCCCTCGCCTCTGTCGCCAGCGCCGATGCGGCCGCTTCTTCCGGCTCGGATACGCAATCCCTTCCGCCTTCAGCCACAGCCGAAGTGTCTCATCGCTGAGAGGAATGGCATTGCGCTCCGAGAGCTTCTCCGCCGCCCGCGTCGGCCCAAACCCCGCATACTCTTGCTGGTAGATCTTCAGCACTTGCCGCTTACTCTTCTCGTCCGTCCGCCGGTTCGAGGGCCTGCCTCGGCTGCGATGACACAGCCCTCGCTCTCCTTCCTCTAATAGCCGCCGCTTAAGTCGGCGAATCTGTCGATCGGTTAACCCCAAATGTGCTGCCGCTTGCTTCTGGGTCAGCCCCTTCTCGATGACCTGCTCGATAATATGCAGCCGCCTTGCTTCGCTGCTCCTCATCACCAAAATGTCCTCCAAAGCTCCTCCGTCTCCTCTCAAAATGAAGGAAGCAGTGTAGCTTATATAAGGACATTTCTATTTTGGTAAAAGCGGACATTATCACTTTTGGATTACATGGATGCCTCCGGTTCCTGCAGATCATTTGGGATGATCTTGACGGGGGAGCGGGCAAAGATCGCTGAGCCGGGGAGGGGAGGGTTGGCGTCATCACAGAACAGGATGGGCCATCGGCTGTCGGTCACCCTCGGCATCGGCGTCGCCTGTTTCACTGTCGATGCCGTCTCGGCGGACCACCCTGGTTTATACAGACCAAGAGCTGTATGCGGATAAAAATACAAGGGCGAAACCGGACTAATCTGCACGATGGGGGGGAGGTCTTTCCCCGAGTCCGGTCCACCCCAAGCGTCAGAAGTCGGGGAAGCGATCCCCCGCCCCGGTGTTCAGCCCGGGTGTAACGAAGGCTTGATCGCGCGGGAAGTCGCTTCCGGTAAAGCCGTTCCCGCTTCTGAAGTTTTCTCCTCCACCGTATTCAAACGGGATCATCAAACCGAGGTGAAATGGGGTTCCCGACGCGGGACCAATCTCGCCTCCTTGGTCAGGATCATCCCGGTTATCATATCGACCGGACCGGTGAATCGGTCCACATCGGAGTCTGCGATGGAGGTGAATGAGAGGGCTGAATCGGTTTCGGTAAAGGCAATCGTTAAGCCGCTGCCTGTATTGATCTCCTGAAGAATTTGCTGATCGATCAATACGCTCATTGTCGAGGGGTCCATCGCAAAGGTCACATGCCCGGCGGCATGGAAGGGATCTCCCGGCACGAAACCCAGCCCGAGATCGACCGTCGATGTGACGGTTCCGGCCGGCGTGTTTGGGCCTTCAAAACCTTGAGGCGCGGTCTGTGGATCGGCCCCTCCGAATGTGCTGCAGGGAATTCCGCAGCCGAAGTCCGCCTCGGACCAGACAGTCTTGAAGGGGTTGCCGGTGAACGATCCCGGCATCCCCGGCGCTTTGACATAATTGCCGAGGGTACAGGTCATCACGCCGTCTACGCCGTGGCTGGCGTCGCAATCGGGCAGACCGGCCGATTGCATCACCGTTTGAAGTTGAGAGGGGCTGATGTCAAACCCGAACGTCCTCGATCCAACGGTAGTGCTGGCGGTATTGATCTGGATGTTCTGACCGAAGGCCACCCCGGTTAATAGGCAAAAAAACAACATTCCTCCGCTTAAAAACCGCAGTCTCATATCCTTGATGTGTCTGTGTCGCCCCTGCTTTACTTCACTTTCCGGCGTAGAAGACTTTTCGATCTGCCTGTGTCCGGAGAATATACTGTTATTTTATACCATTTCCTGTTAAGACGCGTAATAAGCGATCTGTTTCAAAGAACCGATTCGGCGGATGGCTCTGAAACGACTCCGGTTATCCTTGTGACCCAATTTGTCCATCGAATTGCAATGACAATATTGGATCCCTCTTTAAAAATAAAGCAAAAAGTGCGCCTTGAGAATGAATTTCCCGGACGACGAGACTTGCCGAATATTCAGCGTTATTTAAGGAGTGGTTTCGCTATAGCTATATAAGACGCGGGAAATCATGATCTTCCACAAGTGGTTTGGGGGAATCGCCCAACGAAGGTAGTTGAAGACGAGGGGGTCGGAAGCGTGGGGGAAATGCCCCATGGTTGGGGTATTTCCCCCACTTTATTATTCCACACGCTTCTCTTCGGCGGGGATCTTCATATTGAATTTTAGTTTTTTCAATGGGAAAAAAGGTTGCATGAGTGGGGTAGATGGTTGGCATACACTTTGCGTTTAAGAATCGCCGGGGATTGTCTATGATCAAAAAGGCGGTTTGGACCATTCTGTTTCTGACCCTCTCCAATCACAGTTTGGGGGCAAGTTCAGACGACTTCTTTTCGAACACGACAAGCGTGGATCGTCTTTCGACCGGAGCGGACGGTTCCTGTCCGGGATGTCCCGGTTTCAATCCGGAACGGGTTATCGGTCACGCAAGGACCGATCCGGATGGAACTGGCCCGATCCGGATCGAGACAGAGCACGACGCGCTTACCTCTGAGCAGATCAATCCAATCGCTACTGTTGACAACGACGGGGTTTCGGTCCGATTTGGGGACTCACGAATGATCCCGTTCCCTCCGGTTCGAGCAATCTCCTCATCCCCGGATTCCTCCATGACCCTGCGGAGGAGCGGACGCTCCGCTGTCTGTCGCGGGAGACGTGCGGATTTAATAACGATCAAGGTATCATCTCTCACTATCCTCCACCGGTTTCGTCACGATCGACAGCGTCACCGGAGAGGGCTGTCTTGCCGGCGTTCAGGTAGATCCCTTTCATGCAAATGGGCAGAGCTGCCGGTAGGCCGAGGGGCGGCGGCGACGAGGCCGCACGGCCGGGTGGACGCGATCGGGGATCTGGCCTGAGGAAAACAGAGGGTTGACTCAAGACCGTTTGGGCAGACCCCCCCCGTTATGGGGGATTTGCCCCAGCACTTGCCTTCAGGCGTCAAGGCAAATAGAATGTTTCACCGTATTTTGGCGGATAGATAGTTACTGAGCCGACCACCAAATAGTGCGTAGTTTTTAGGATGCATAACGAACATGATCCTCGCAAAACAGGTTTCTGATAATTTGCGGTTGCTTCTGCCGTCGATGCAGATGGCTGCGCACGGTGGCCATGAGTTCTGTCCGGTTGGTCGGTCGGCTTTTGCCGAGCCCATTGGTCTTGACGTCCTGGTTCAGCAATTCGTCGAGATTCAGTTCCGGGCAGTAGCCCGGCATCCGTATGAGCCTCAGTCGTGGTTGGTGTTGGTTTACAAAGCGCTTGGCCACGCCGGATTTGTGCACCGGATGTCCGTCCACGATCAGATAGATCCTGCCGTCGAACTGCTTGAGCAACCGCTTCATGAACTCCACAAAAACGGACGCCTTGAACTTGCCCTGAAACACCATAAAGGCCAAGGCCCCCTTGTTGGTAATCGCCGAGATCATATTGCAGCCAAAGCGGCTCCCGGTGGCCCGTACCACGGGGGTTCTTCCTACCGGCGCATAGCTTGTACCTGTGACATGGTCGCTACGCAATCCCATCTCATCACCCCAGTAGATCACGGCCTTTTCCCGCTTGGCCTGTCGGGCAATCGCCGGATATTCCTGCTTCAACCAGCGCGCGATGGCCGTATCGGTCCTCTCGTAGGCGCGTCGCACCGGTTTCTGGGGACTGAGGCCCCAGGCCTGAAAGTAGCGTCCCACAGTGACCGGCGAGACCTCGACCCCATATTCCCGCGCAATCAGGCTCGCCACCGCCCCGCGCGTCCACAGATAGAACGGCAGCTTCAATTGATCGGGCATCTTGCCTACGATCAACAAGCGGATGTGCTCGGAGCGCCTTGCGCTCAGGCGCTTCTCCCCCTGACGCCGTCCCCGGCGCTTGAGCTTAAGCGCCCGCAGCCCGCCTTCCCGTCAAGCCGCATCCATTTGCTCACCGCCCGCAGACTTGCTCCAAACGTGCGCGCCGCCTCGCTCTGCACCGTCCCACGGCGGACCGCCTGCACAACTTGCCGGCGCAACAGATGCAGCGCCGAGGACTCCAATTTCCTGGCATCATTTCGTTTGTGCATGCCAGGTATAATAGCACACTACGCACTATTTAGTGAACTGATCAGTAAGTATAGGAGGAACATCATGTTGAAAAACCGGGTTTTGATTGTCGAAGATGAACCGCTCCTTCGGAAGAACATCGCCATCAGCCTGCGCCGGGAGGGTTATGAAGTGATGGAAGCGAACAACGGGGCGGAAGCATGGAAGATATTCAATGTCACTTCAATTGATCTTCTTATTCTGGATATCGGTCTGCCCGATTATGACGGCATCAATTTGCTGAGGGAGATTCGAGCGATTCACCCTCAACTTCCGGCGATCGTTATGACGGCCCGGGATGCTCCTGAGGCGGAAAACAGGGCGATCGAATCGGGGGCATCGGTTTTCTTCACGAAGCCGATTGTTCTTCGGGTACTGAAAGCGGAGATTCGGAACATTCAGGAAAACAGATATTGCGAACAAACAAGCAATAAACAGTAATTAAGGAGTCGGAATCTGAAATCGGGAAAACGGCGGCGGCGCCTGTGAAAACCGTGGGGGGCGTCAACCATCACGTACTCCGCTTCATGACATCGTTGGCGACAAAGATTGCCTTTACTCGAATCCCGTTCCGGTCGATCGCAATGACTACGCATTCGCCATCCTTTCGATTTTCAAGCCGAGGTTCTGTGTACACGGATATCAAATATGACTCCTGAAACGCGACAGCCTCCCCGATCCGGTTCGATCAACCATCCGATTTTCCGCAGCCGCCTTTTCTTTAAGTTCATCATCCCCTATATCTTCTTGATCGTGACAGTGTTCTCTCTGAGCGGATGGCTCTTCTTCTCTTCCGCGAGCGAGGCGCTCGACGCGGAATTGTCCCGGCGGCTCGTGGGGGTCGCCGATCTGGTCGCGCGGACGGTCAATCCCGCTTTCCTGATGAGAATTGAGCCTGGGGACGAAGACACCTCGCTCTACCGTCTCATCCTGGAAGATCTTGGAAAGATTCGGGAAGCGACCCGTGTCAAAGATATTCATCTCTTCGACCGTGAGAACAGAGTGATCGTTGATTCAGACGGAACGCAGGCGATTGGCGAGGAGAATCTTTTCCTTCAGATTGACTCCTATGAGCTCGACCAGGTATGGAGCGGCCGGACGGTCTCCTCGGTTCTTTATCGAGGACGGGATGGCCGATTTTACAAGGCTGGCTATGCCCCTTTGAAGGACAGCCAAGAGGAAATTATCGCGGGGGTCGGGGTTGAGGTGGGGGTTGATTTCATGCAGATTGTGGGCCGGGTCCGCCGCCAATTCATCGGGATCACCCTGGCCAGCGGGGGATGCATTCTCCTGATTAGTTTTCTCCTCTCCCGTTCGATGATCCGTCCGATTCAGATTCTGACGGCCGCTACGGAGCAGCTCGGAAATGAGGGGAACTACCCGCAAGTCGATTTAAAGCGAAGAGACGAACTGGGCGATCTCGGAAGACATTTTAATCGGATGATCGCTCAGATTCGGACGAAAGATGCGCTGCTTCGCCGAATGTACGATGAAGAGAGAGCCCGAGCCGATATACTCGAGGGATACAGTCAAACGCTTTTGAAAAGCATCCCGAGCGGGGTCTTGGGGGTGAATCTGAAAGGAGAGATCACCTCATGCAACCCGGCTGCCGAGAACATCCTTGGCCTCTCTTCATCGGCCCTTCTGGATCGACCGGTTCAGGGGGCGCTCGGCGCCTGTTCTCCCTTGGAGAAAATCATCATGTCCACGGTCACGACCGGAAGCGAGACGGCCTGGGAAGAATTCCCGATCGAAGACCCTTCCGGGGGAAAACGCTGGATCGGTGCGATGGCTTCGCCGATTAGAGACCAGAGAGGAAGAGAGATCGGCGCCACTGCAGTTTTTGCCGATCTCACGGAGGTAAAAAATCTGCAGGATGAGATCGCGTTGAAGCGACAGATGGCGCTTCTCGGCGAGCTTTCCGCGGGGATGGCGCATGAGATCCGAAACCCGCTTGCCGCCATTCAAGCCCTCGGTGAGCTGCTCAGTCGCAGAGTGAAGGGAATGGCATACCTCCGGGATGAAAAAGAAAAGATCGATTCTGCGGAGGGGGATCTTGAAGAACTGAGTCGGGACTTGGTCGCCGAAATCAGGCATCTGAACCGGTTCGTCACCGAATTTCTGACCTATGCGCGAATGCCGCTGTTCCGTTTTGAGAAAACCGACCTCCCGGAGATCATCGATGCGGCCCTCTCACTAGCCGCTCCCTCGGGAACACCGGAACGGATCGTCGTCGAGAAGAGGTTTCCGGAGCATTTTCCCGCAGTGTCCGTCGATCCGCTCGAATTTCGGCGTGTCCTTCTCAATTTGATCCAGAACGCGCTCCAAGCGATAGGGACGGAAGGAAAGCTTCGGATCGAAGCCGAGATCGTCCCCCCTCATCTCGTCCTCCGAATCTCCGACACGGGGCCCGGGATTCCCGCCGCGCAGCGGGACAAAATCTTTCGTCCTTTTTTCACAACCAAGCGGGGAGGGACGGGGCTTGGTCTGGCGATTTCAGAGCGGATTATCCGTGAACACGGAGGGAGTCTGACTTTTGAAACAAAAGAAGGGAAAGGGACGACCTTCATCGTTCAGATCCGTCTGGAGGAATCAGAAAGAGAGACGACTCTGGAGACGGATCGGTCGCAGGGGAACCGGCTCTTCCCCGGCCAGACTCCGGGATGAAGCCGGCGCTGGATTCCATGAAGGAGTAAAACGATGATTCGGATGTTGATTGCGGAAGACAAAGAGGCGATGCGGCGATCCTTGGTCCGTCTCTTCTCTGAGAAAGGCTACGAAGTGATCGAGGCCGGGAGCGGAGCGGAGGCGCTGGAGCGCTTCAATGAGATGGAGATCGATCTGGTCATTACCGATCTTCAGATGGGAGAGATCGACGGCCTCCAGCTCCTTCGTGAAGTCAAAAAACGAGCGCCGCAGACCCCGGTCCTGATGGTCACGGCGTTCGGAACGGTGGAAACCGCTGTGGAGGCGATGCGGCAAGGGGCGTTTGATTATCTCCTCAAACCCTTTTCGCTGACCGAGATTGAGGCGCGGGTGGAGAAGGCCCTGGAGCAAAGAAGGCTTCTGACGGAAAACCGCTACCTGAGGGAAACGCTCGATCATGCCGCCGGGCGGATGATCGGCCGCTCGGAGAAGATGCAGCAGGTCTACCGCCTCATTGAAAAGGTGGCCCCGCACACCTCCCCTGTACTGATCCTTGGGGAGACAGGAACGGGAAAAGAGATGGTCGCGAGAGAGATTCATCAGAGGGGCGCTCGGAAAGACGGCCCCTTCATCGCGGTCAATTGCGGGGCGATTCCGGAAAATCT contains the following coding sequences:
- a CDS encoding ISNCY family transposase produces the protein MEDILVMRSSEARRLHIIEQVIEKGLTQKQAAAHLGLTDRQIRRLKRRLLEEGERGLCHRSRGRPSNRRTDEKSKRQVLKIYQQEYAGFGPTRAAEKLSERNAIPLSDETLRLWLKAEGIAYPSRKKRPHRRWRQRRGQLGELLQMDGSHHDWLEGRGPWCVLMAYIDDATSRVYARFYEYEGTYPAMDSLRRYIQRDGVPLEVYIDKHSTYKSTAKQSEEQQLLDSKPMSQFQRSLQELAVEVIHADSPQAKGRIERLFRTFQDRLVKEMRLEKIASIEEANRFLEKYLPIYNRRFRVVPLKPGDLHRAAPPARELDRILCLKSERVLRKDWTISYEGKLYQIQKNIRAEKICVEEWLDGSLHLSHRGRSLPYTEILSRPLKVQPPSERNQTLKNSKPVADHPWRNFQFGRNRKRELAPNP
- a CDS encoding IS630 family transposase; protein product: MRALKLKRRGRRQGEKRLSARRSEHIRLLIVGKMPDQLKLPFYLWTRGAVASLIAREYGVEVSPVTVGRYFQAWGLSPQKPVRRAYERTDTAIARWLKQEYPAIARQAKREKAVIYWGDEMGLRSDHVTGTSYAPVGRTPVVRATGSRFGCNMISAITNKGALAFMVFQGKFKASVFVEFMKRLLKQFDGRIYLIVDGHPVHKSGVAKRFVNQHQPRLRLIRMPGYCPELNLDELLNQDVKTNGLGKSRPTNRTELMATVRSHLHRRQKQPQIIRNLFCEDHVRYAS
- a CDS encoding response regulator transcription factor, producing MLKNRVLIVEDEPLLRKNIAISLRREGYEVMEANNGAEAWKIFNVTSIDLLILDIGLPDYDGINLLREIRAIHPQLPAIVMTARDAPEAENRAIESGASVFFTKPIVLRVLKAEIRNIQENRYCEQTSNKQ
- a CDS encoding sensor histidine kinase, encoding MTPETRQPPRSGSINHPIFRSRLFFKFIIPYIFLIVTVFSLSGWLFFSSASEALDAELSRRLVGVADLVARTVNPAFLMRIEPGDEDTSLYRLILEDLGKIREATRVKDIHLFDRENRVIVDSDGTQAIGEENLFLQIDSYELDQVWSGRTVSSVLYRGRDGRFYKAGYAPLKDSQEEIIAGVGVEVGVDFMQIVGRVRRQFIGITLASGGCILLISFLLSRSMIRPIQILTAATEQLGNEGNYPQVDLKRRDELGDLGRHFNRMIAQIRTKDALLRRMYDEERARADILEGYSQTLLKSIPSGVLGVNLKGEITSCNPAAENILGLSSSALLDRPVQGALGACSPLEKIIMSTVTTGSETAWEEFPIEDPSGGKRWIGAMASPIRDQRGREIGATAVFADLTEVKNLQDEIALKRQMALLGELSAGMAHEIRNPLAAIQALGELLSRRVKGMAYLRDEKEKIDSAEGDLEELSRDLVAEIRHLNRFVTEFLTYARMPLFRFEKTDLPEIIDAALSLAAPSGTPERIVVEKRFPEHFPAVSVDPLEFRRVLLNLIQNALQAIGTEGKLRIEAEIVPPHLVLRISDTGPGIPAAQRDKIFRPFFTTKRGGTGLGLAISERIIREHGGSLTFETKEGKGTTFIVQIRLEESERETTLETDRSQGNRLFPGQTPG